CGCTCCTCTCCCTTTCTCATCCCCCCGTCGATGTGTGGTCTTCCGGTTGCAGATTGCATCTCTTCCTTCTTTCCTCCCGGGCAGAATGTTCTTTCCTTGCTCGATTGGTTGCGTTTCATGTCGGAAGACGCGATCTTTACGCTCGGAATGGCGTTTCCGCAGGAAAGAGGAATTTCTTCACGCCTTTTCTCCTCATCTTGTGTTGAGGAGTACGGGCTTGGATTCGCTGAGGGATTGGGAGGAGAGGGATAAATAGAGTGGAGGAGGCAAGTGGAGAAGATGGCGTCGGAAATGGTGAAGGCGGCGACGAGCGACAAGCTCAAGGAGATGGATTGGGCAAAGAACATCGAAATCTGCGAGCTCGTGGCGCAGGATCCTGGGTATGCTTGCCATTCCCTCTTCCCCCTAGATTTCTCGTTTGGAATTATTGGTTAGCAAGCAGCGTTGAAACTTTGCTGGTCGAAGGTTCGGATAACGAATTCGATGTGGACACAATTTTTTCATGATTTCTTTTGAGCGCACGCGAGTTCATCTGGAGGAGCTATCCGTTTTTCGTTTCCAGTTGGCTACGATTTTGTTTACACAAGTAGTGGTTCATAGGTTGCCATTTGGAAAGAGTATTTTGTTTTCCTGAATGATTTGTTAATTTTTTTTTGTTCCTGTTGCTGTCACCAGAAAAGCGAAAGATGTGATCAAGTCTATAAAGAAGTGTATAGGGGGCAGGAGCAAGAACACTCAACTCTATGCAGTTATGGTGAGTTATTTTCACAGAAGCAGCCCTCTGGTGTCCTGATTCTCGCATCAGCCGCGGCGCTACAAGTAGCTAGATTAGACACAGGAACACACTCCTTGTATTTGTTTATAGATTGTAGCGGTGTAATAAGGGAGAGATGACTTAGCTCTTTACACAAGTAGCGGCCCACAAAAGAAAACTCCATGTATCCAAAAAAAAATAGGCAAGTTTTAGTAATGGTTACTGTTCATTCGATATGAAGGGGAACATGGAGGCACCTTAGGCGTTTCCTTATCTGCTGGGTTATATGTTGATTTTTATACTCATAAATTTACATCGCGATATAAGTTATCTGCTACCACAGCACCCAAATGACCTATCATTTTCCATTGAGAATTTTATTAAGCCCATCAAATGTTGACATGTGTTTTCTATGACTAACCTTCAGTCTTCATTCTATTTTTTTCAGCTATTGGAGATGCTCATGAATAACTGTGGAGAGCCTATCCACAGGCAGGTCATTGATAATGGACTTCTTCCAATACTTGTGAAGATAGTGAAGAAAAAGGTAACTTCTTTTTTTGCTGAATATTGGATAACAGTCATGAAGCTTTTGCTGATTGATGTTGACAGGATACTATCTTGGTTTCAGACGGAATTACCAGTTCGAGAAAAAATATTTCTTTTGCTTGATGCTACCCAAACATCCCTTGGTGGAGCTAAAGCAAGATTCCCTCAGTACTATGATGCATACTATGAGCTGGTGGTAGGTATCGTATTCGACATTTTCCTTAGTTTCCTTCCTTGCTATTGTGTTGAGAATTCTGTTAGCGTCATATCAGGCTGTAGGTATATGGATTCTTTTTAACTAGAATCTTTTACCTGCTCAAGTGAAATGTCTTTAAACTAGATAATTATGTGAGAATTGTAAAAATGTCGCACATACTTTTGTGATTCTGTCTTTGTTTGGAAGTTGCAAGATTGATTGCTTAACCACTTCTGTGACCCCAATATGTGCAGCAGAATTCTTCTCTTTGCCGCAATCTTCTGTTGTTACCTTACAATAGAAAGTAGCTGCTTTGGTTGCTGTAGTGTTCattactccctccgtttttatttacatgtcgtattaggtttgtcctaagtcaaacatGGCTAACTTTGACcaaatctatagaaaaataGAGCAACAGCAATACTAACCAACCTATGGACTATCAATATATATTTCATGGTGAATTCAATGAAACAAATTTGGTTCTGTACATGTTATTATTTTTTTCTATAAAATTGGTCAAACTTGGAcaagtttgacttaggacaaacctaatatgacatgtaaataaaaacagaGGGAGTACGATATATATAGCTGAAGCTATAATTTTATCTTGCATCCATAGTCTGCAGGTGTGCAATTTTCAAATCGTCCAAACGTTGTTGTCACACGAGCAGAAGTGCCAGTCCCAGAAACGAGAACAGAACCAAATAAGGAAAGGTTATCTACCCGATTGAATGAAGCTCAGCAGGAAGTGCACACTCAACCTGCTTCTGACACAAGGTACCTTCTTGCCCTTGTTAGTGACCATCTCAAGCCGCATCGTACATTTAAATTTACTCATTTCTCAAGATTCTTTTCGAaattttggttcttttggttgaAATATGCTGTTAGTTGTGCTGCAAGTTAAGTTAGCATGTTAACATTCCAGTATTTCGATATTTCCATGATGACCTCTTGTTTTGCTTTCCTGGTGAAAACCGATACATTGGCACCCCTTCTCATGCCATTTAAATAACAGAATAGTAGCTTTCTAGTGTACATGCCTTGATGCTATATTTCTAGAGTCACCTATGATGATATACGGCCTGTTCTCTGGTGTTCCAGCATGTAGTGGAGACGTGGAGTAGCCATTTGTAAGCACTTAGGTGCAACTTTAAATTTCCTTTTATAATGGTGTGTCACTTGCCCACTTGGTGATATCATGATTTATGTTCTTTTCCATTTTTGCTTCCTCTGAGCTATCCTTCTTGATTACCTTTGGTAGGAGCTAAATGCAGATGCTCAGTTGCTGATTGCAAAATAGAACTGCATGGAGCAAAAATGTTTCACGCATACCTTGAACTGTAGTAATCTTCTTACATTTCTTTGCGTGGAAATTTATAGCATGCAAATTTCTGTTCCGTGCAGGCATAGTTAGGATGCCTTAATTAGCGACTGTGGTACCCTTTAGCGTTGGTTAAGATACCTGCATAATGCAACAAACTCCGCCTCAAATGTATGGCTGTTTTTCCAATATTTTGACAGTGCAGTTTTTTTTGGGTATTTTTCAGTATAGTTCGGAAAGCCTCTAGTGTGATGGAAGTTTTAAGGGATGTGCTAAATTCTATGGATCCTAGACACCCTGAGGTATGAGTTAAATCATTCACTGCAACATCTGTTATGCTATTGATATCAGTATCATTTTCTATTTAAAACCTTTGTATCCTTTTCTTCTTAGGTAGCCAAAGTGTTTTTCGTCGTAGAGGTAGCCTACTGTGTAGTCTAATGACCTGGTTCTGTGTTCTTGTAGGGAGCAACTGATGAATTTGTGTTGGATCTGGTCGAGCAATGTACATTTCAGAAGCAAAGAATAATGCACCTTGTTATGACATCAAGGTATGGGTTCAGTTTTTCAAATGTTTCAGTTTTCTTGTTGCTTTTGCGTGGTGTTGTGCCCAGTGTTTGTGGTTGTTGGAAATCTCTCTGGTCTATATTTCCGTGTGCATGTGGGACATTTCCATTTTGTCACAGGCTTCTGATTTGCTTTTGCACTTATATTTTTGTTGTCACTATTTGTTAGGGACGAAGCTGTGGTATCACAAGCTATAGACCTAAATGAAGAGCTACATAAGGTCCTTGTGCGTCACGATGCATTGCTTTCAGTTCAGCCGACTACAACAGTAGCTTCTAAtctggaggaagaggaggaagaagatgctgAAAGTCTCTATCGGAGGTACAACTTTTCACTCTTTCGTCTGACGAGTGGTGGATGGCGGCCTCATACATAATTCTTTTTTCCCTACTGATACAGActgaggaaggggaaagctctTTCTCAAGATTACACAGATGATTCTGTACCGTCATTCCGATCCATACCAGATGAGAAGATGCGGCGCCCGCTGACCATCCAGCCGCCTCACCCCGACAAGAAACTCGGCGCGCTCAGCATCCGCTCTCTAGACCAGGAGGAGCCAAGACCCGAGCTCGCTCCACTGATCCCCCCGCCCCCCGCAAAGCACGCCGAGAGGGAGCGATTCTTCCGTGAGAAGAGCATAGACGGCTTGGCCAGCCTGCCGGGCCACATGAGGGGCCTGTCGCAGCACAGCCGGGACGGCAGCAGCTCGTGCAGCGGCAGCACCGATTACGGTGACTAAGGTTCTAGTGGCAGCAGTATATATAGGGTTTCCACCTTGGGTTGTAGGTCTCCTCCCCCCTGGCAAGGCGCATTGATGTTCGGCGAGGTTGTCTCGGCctcagcatcatcttcttcttcttcctcatgcTGACCTGTGTACACTTGGCTTGGTAGCTGATCCTTTTCTCCTCTTCTTGTCCTTTCGCTGATGACATTATTGGGAGGACCGTTGGGTCGGTGTGGTGTTGTGGGCTACTTTTCTCAGATCTATATAGATGATTGTGATCTATCTATCCGCATGGGGTATGCTTCTGTCTGAAGCATTCTCGTGCTTTCCCCTTTTGGCTTTCTGGCTGCTCTTGTATGTGGTGTAGCACTTGGTCGTGTCGTGTCAGAGACGTGCGTGCCGCTGTGTGCCGTTCAGCTTTAAGGTTGTTGCCGCCTCGGCCCTGCAGCGCAGCAAAGTGGTCGGTCAATGTCGTTGGGAAAAGCTTACCGTGCAGCGCGTGCGAGAAGCCCACCTTGAGCTGTCTGTAGATCGGAATTCCCGTGCTCTCTACATTGAAAAAAAACTGAAAAAACTAACGTACATGTGTAGGTTTGAAATAGGCCAATGTTCAGCATCATAATTGTGTATAAAATGAGTGTCACGATCGCACTTGTACTCAAAAAATTGAACAGATGAAAGAACCTGAAGTGCCAGCATGAGAAGCAACAAAAttggggggggagggggggggggggttgggtgTCACGGGCTTTTGGAAGCTAGATAGGGGCGGTGGCTTTGAGGTCCAATCCGACCCACAATCGCCACCTCTTCTTCCTCGCCAGCCATCCTCCACCCCCGCTCCCTCGTTCTCTGTCTCGGCTAGCAGCTACATACCGCGCCACCCGCCCACCGTTCATCCGGTTTTCACCACTGCCCTTCCAAACCTGTCTTTTTCTTGCCACTGCCCATCTGGGGTCCAGTCTCGCCCGCCCAGCGGCACTCCCGCGCCGcctcacctccgccgccggccgaaccgccaccaccaccggacCGCCACCGCAGCCGACCTTCTCTTCTAAGGCCGGTGGCTATTGGAATCCCGAAAACTCGAAACCCTAACCTCCGCCGCCTCGACCACCACCCCGATCGCAGGTGACCTCGCCAGTGGCCGCTCCCTCCATCTCCCATCTCTTACCGGTGGTCGTTCCCCCCACCTCCCACCCCTCGCGGCTTGCACCCTGCCGGTCTGAGCAAGGGGGGAGAAGGGGGGTGCTCCTATGTATATTTCGGAAGATGGGAAGCTACTAACGCCCAACCCACCATGGCCCATAATTGCTTTGCGCCGTCCCCCAGCCCAACAATGCAAAGCTTGGATTTTAAATCCTGTGAGCTGCATGCAGGACCACAACAGTCAGTAGAGCAGAACGCGCAGCAACAAGCTCGGGCGGATGTCGTACAAGGAAGGTGGTAGGTGTACTTTATACTCAACATTTATACAAATGTAGTTCAACAATTCCAATAAACTACTTCAACATTTTATGTGGAAATGTTGAGATAGTATCTAAAAAATGTTCAACATGTATACCAAAATGTTGAATCAATGCATTTTGAAcgttttattttttaaaatataataaaatatATTCATATTGGATCTTGTTTCGTTGTATAAAATCTAAGTAACATCATGGTTTGAATAGAATCCGAAACGCACTTATAGtttgaaagaaaaataaaatcaaAGTTTCACATCCAGCAGCCAACCAGATGCCGACACCTGTCCTGCCCCTTCACAAGCCAGCCATGCGTGGAACTAGCTGCCTCACACGCTTTCATCTCGCCCGTTTATTTCCCTTTGCACGGATCTCAAATATTGGAAAATGGATAACAAAAAGTTTTTCGAAAGATATGTAGGAGCCACGAGGGGAAGGAGATCGTGCGGCCCACAGGGTCCGCACGAATCTCAAATATCTAAAGCCCGATAAGAAACGGGCTTCCGGAAGCTAGATAGGTTTGGCGGTGTGTCAGCAGCAGCAGACGAACGTGAGAGGCCCGGCCCACAGAAGAAATGCAAAATAAAGAACTCGGTTGTTTTCTGTGCGGCCCACTAAATTAGGATCACGATCCAGTCTGGCCCATTCAGTTCGCCTCTCGCCGACGATCACGCATTTTCCCAAGTACGCCACCACTGTCGGGTTACGACACGTCCTCCCTTCCCAGCGTACGCCTTCTCCGCCGTTCCTCTCCTCTCCGTCCTTCGAATCTTCCTTCGATCGCGCGCGAGGCGAGCGATTGGGCGGCGGGCATCTCGCGAGATGGCGGCAGCGGAGGCGGACGACCCGTCGTTGGCGGCGACCCTGGAGAAGTTCCGCCTCTACGAGACGCGCGCCGTGAGTATCCTCCATCACCCGCCTCCTCATCCACCCCCCAATTCCCCATCCGATCGGACTTGCTCCGCTGATCGAATCCGCCCGGGTCGCGTGCCTGGCAGCAGAGGTTCTACGTGATCGGGAGCTCGCGGGAGAAGCGCTGGTTCCGGGTGCTCAAGATCGACCGCTCCGAGCCCTCCGAGCTCAATGTCAGCGAGGACCCCGTCTGGTACTCGCTGCAGGAGGTCAAGAGCCTCCTCCAGCGCATCGACGAGGGCAACCGCTCCACCGGGGGGCTCACCTTCGTCACCAAGGCCTACGGAATCGCAGGTCAATACCGTCCCTTTTTTTCTCACTGATCAATTGCCTGCCCAACGCATTGATTCCTTCATCCACCTCCCGCTATTTGCGCCGGATGGGATGATTGGATTTCCCGAAATGTACTTCCTCTTCGGTGGATAAATTCTAATAGTGATTTGGCAGGTTTGTTTTGGTTGGAAAACAGCATCAGGATAGATATGACTTGGATACTTTGGATACTAGAAGGCTCCTATATATCCTCGTGCAGCTGTTCCTCAATATGCTTTGTTCCTGTTTCCTCTTCGCTATGCAGGTTGCATCAAGTTTCTGGAATCGTATTACCTGATTCTAGTCACCAGGCGCCGCCAAATCGGTTGCATTTGCGGACATGCTATATACTGTATAGATGAGAGTCAGATGATCACCATCCCACACTCGTCCGTGCAGACGGATGTTGCGACCTCGAAGAATGAGCTTAGGTATAAGAAAGAGCCTTTTTTGTGCACTGTTTTGCCCGTTCGAGTTTGTACATACCAGTGTACATTTACTGATTATGAAGGTTTATACCCTCTATAACAATAGGTACAAGAAGCTTTTGGCTAGTGTCGATCTCACCAAGGATTTCTTCTATAGCTACACATATCCCATCATGCAGAGCCTGCAGCAAAATGTCACTTCTGCTGGGATGAAGGAAATGCCCTATGAAAATTTGTTTGTCTGGAACACTTTCCTGACAGAGCCAATACGTTCAAGGTGCCGCAATACTCTCTGGACAGTAGCTCTTGTCCATGGGCACTTCAAGCAGGTTAGTAATAATAAACTCTGTCACATATATGTTCTTTTCCTACTATAACTTTTTTCTATTGCATGAGGTTTTGGAATCTTGCTTGATTCATGAGCTCGAGTTGAACCTTTGTCTTTCCCATTTGTTTTCCAGGTGAGGCTGTCAATTTTTGGCAGGGAGATAAATGTTGTCCTCATCTCTAGAAGATCCCGACATTTCGCCGGGACACGGTAGGCTTTGTTTGCTTTCAAGTCATTCCATATTTCTCGATATCCTTTTGCCTTAATGTAAACTGAAGTCGTTAACCTTTTATTGAGGCTTTCATGTCCTCTTCCATTGAGCATATTTTTTTTTAATATTGCTGTTGAGTTGTCACAtgcatcttgtttcaaaatttGAAACCTGTATATCAAATACATTGAAGATCTTTATTTGGGTGAATCAGTGCTCATTCTAAACCTTTCAAATCAGCAATAATTTCCTATCATCTTTCATTCACTTACCACTTGGCACCATTTTTCTATGCTCTGCAAGTTAATACATTATCACATTCTTGTTCAATTGAAAATTTACCATCCCAACATGGTTTCTGTAGGTATTTGAAAAGAGGCGTGAACGACCATGGAAAAGTTGCTAATGATGTTGAAACAGAACAGATAGTATTTGAAGAAGAAGCTGGTTCGTTGAAGGGAAGAATGAGTGCCGTAGTACAGATGCGAGGATCAATCCCTCTCTTTTGGTCGCAAGAGGCTTCACGACTCAGTCCTAAGCCTGACATTTTTGGTTAGTAGATTTTGTGAATAATTGTTTATAATCTCAGACCAACAGACATAGTATGATGCAGGATATTCATAtattaaaataaaattttatttccttatgGTAGAATACTAGACTTGTGCATCTGAGAATGGTTGAGTTTTGGCTTTTCGATGCTCATCCTAGCCCTCAACTTCTTAAATGAACATGCTTCTAGACCTGGAATTCATAAGATTTCTCAGTGCTGTATTACCTTAAAAATTCGCTGCAGTGCAGAGATATGATCCCACATATGAAGCAACCAAATTACATTTTGATGATCTCGCCCAGCGATATGGACATCCTATCATAATACTCAATTTGATAAAGGTACATACTTGCAACTTGATTGTGCAATCCCCAAATATCTTCATTTGCTGATTTAGTTTTGATTCTCCCAAATGTTAGCTTCAAGATAAAGCTAATGACTCTCTGTGTGGGACAGTGGAAAGATCATTAACCTGTTCAATTTTCAAATGTACTTTACTTTCGTTTCATTAGGTATTTGAGACTATAATCCTAATTCCTCCATTGCACACAAGAAATGATTGCTGCACATACCACATTGATATCTGTTGATAAATACAATATTCTTTTTGTTTGCACGTATATTCATTGATTCTTCATGCCTCGCCAGTAAAATTTAGACTGTGTGTAGTCAAAACTGATCTGAACAATATGTATCTTTTTTAAGTTTTGCTTGGACATGTTAGTTCAATTTATGGTGTACCGGCGTTAGTTGTTGCTAGTCTACTTTTACTTGTTTGTATTGACAACTGACATGTTACCTTTCATCCTTAATGGTTACTCATCAAGATTTTTTGTTCTCTATGTAGACTGTTGAAAAAAGGCCACGTGAAATGATGCTCAGGCGTGAATATTTTAACGCGGTTGGATATCTTAATCAAAATGTCCCAGAAGAGAAGAAATTGAGATTCATCCACTGGGATTTTCATAAATTTGCTAAAAGGTTTTCAAATGCATCTTGCTAATTTCAAATTTATGCAAGTTCGTGCTTGTTCACATGCTAATGTTACGCGCTCTTCTTTGTCAGCAAATCTGCAAATGTACTGGGTGTTTTAGGAAAAGTTGCGGGTGAAGCACTGGACCTTACTGGGTTTTACTACAGCGGAAAGCCAAAAGTCCAGAAGAAAAGGTCAACTCAGCTTAGTCGAACTAGCACTGCAAGGTAAATATGCAATCTGTTGGAATGTATAGCTTACAACAAACAGCTATTGTATCCTGCAGATTTGTTTTTTATCAGAGAATTGAGAAATCGAATGTAAGAAATGAGCAATTTCATATATGTCTGATCATCTATCTCTACCACACTAGCAACTAGGGGGACTGAATTATATCTATCTTAGCAAACATGCGCACAATAGCACATATGCTAACTGTACACTGACAATGTTATCTTCTTTCTTTACAGGGATGGTTCCCTTGATATAAGGGTTGGTTCTGGAGATCTTTCCAGGCTCTCGAGTAATGCTGATGCACTTAGCTCTACAGGATTTCAGGATATGAGAAATGAGGCTAACAAACAAGAGCCTTTTGGTGATGCTCCTTGTTACCAAACTGGAGTTCTTCGTACAAATTGCATAGATTGCCTGGATCGCACAAATGTCGCACAGTATGCTTATGGCCTTGCTGCTTTGGGGAGGCAACTTCATGCAATGGGACTGACACATGTTTCAAAAATCCACCCTGATAGCAGCATTGCTTCAGCTTTGATGGAAATGTACCAGAGCATGGGTGATGCACTTGCTCATCAATATGGAGGATCTGCGGCACATAACACGGTCAGTAAATATTCTCAACCACATTTTAAATTAAGAATATTTGTTAGTCATTTGATATGCTCATAGGGTCCAGAAGCCATTGTTTTTTGGGGGTAGGGTGGCAGCTGGAGCTATCTCCTGTTGCCTCCTTGGTTCTTTCTCTGGTTTCAGACATTCAATACTCTCCAATGAACTGGAACTGCATCCATTTGTTTCTTTTCAGGTTTTCACTGAGAGGCAAGGGAAGTGGAAAGCTACTACTCAGTCTCGGGAGTTCCTGAAATCAATTAAACGGTATTATAGTAATGCCTATACTGATGGTGAGAAACAAGATGCTATAAATCTGTAAGTCTTTCGTGTTGCTTCATCGTTGTTGCTATATTAACCAGACAAGGCAGCTTGAGCTGTTTACTGCCAGTGGCTGCAATTTGATTACCTCCGCTGATTCTTAGCTTGGTTGTATTATCAGATTTCTGGGATATTTTCAACCACAAGAAGGAAAACCAGCTCTTTGGGAGCTGGATACTGATTACTATCTTCATGTAACAACAGCTGGGGATGACCTTATGTCCAATAGCTACCCCTCGAGGCAAGTTTTAAATGTTCTTTGGTTCAGTTGTTATGATACAACGATCTTAGTTCCTTAACAAGATGTTAACTCACAGTTCTGCACCTGGTAATAATGCGTTCATGGGATCTGGAACTGCATTGATCCCTGGAACCACATTGAGCCCTGTTCCAGCATGTAAAGAGGATTACTCAAGGATGAAACTTACTTCATTTGACAAACTTATGGGAATGACATGTAGTTCGATAAAGAATGTAAGGCTTCATTGTGATGCTGATCTAAAGCTAAGTGGAGGTGTTGGAACTTCTGGAATGGCGCCAGATGCAGCGTATGCATCCCCCCCACCCCCTCTTATATGGTTGTTGATTGAATTCATTATCTTGATATTGTCCTTACAGCATGCATATATGATTCAGTGAGATACAGCTTAAAAGCCCAAACTGGTTGTTTGGTCAAAGAAAGCATACTGAGACAATTCCAACAGCAAGAGTTGCCCCAGTTGAAAATGCGAACGAGGGAAACAAAGATGAGGCGAACGCCTCTCTCTGTGGGGAACTGAATTGGCTATCCTCCTCAGCTGAATCATGCGAGGAGGACATTTTCAGAAGGTGACTCCATAAATTGCTATAACTCTTTATAAATGACTCATTGTGAGTGGGTGTGATTGATAGCCATCATTTTTACAATCCATTGTGGATAACTTTGAATTTTTGCTGTTACCTTTCAAATATGCAGGTATCTTGCATTCACAACAGCGGATGTAGAAAATGGTTGGTATGGCGGAACACTGATATATGACCAAGATGAAAACAGCGGGGCTTACAAACATTACTCTGAACTCTGCCAGGTAAGCAACTGAATGGTTGTGGCATGCTAAAAAAATTCTCATCATCTTTGCTTCAGAATGTATAAGGCCGCTTATTTATGCTTGCGATACTGTAGGGAGCTGTCATGGATCCTTTCGAGAATGACCCCGAGAAAGAACGGCACTACGCGGAGGCCCTTAGCGTGGATCTTGACATTTCAAATGATGCTCGGGTAGAGGCAGAAATGCAAGCCGCACTGGATGACTATCAGATCATAGGCTCGGATCTCAGCATCATCCCTTCATGCCGAGCGCTAGCTGAGGATCCAAGCCATCTGACGAGGTGGATCATTGGAGACGAGAAGCTGCGCGTTGGTACTGCACAGTAGCTCGATTTTTTTGTGTGGGTGCTGTACAGTACAGGTTGCTGGATCAACTTGTGAGTCGGTGTTTGTGTAAATAATAGAAGTGATGTCTTAAACATTATCGGTCGCTGTAATTAggcattttttttttctgggaGCAGACATACAAGTAATCATTGTTTGGAGTAAGCTGAGCCTCCGTTTGCGGTTCAGTATGGTGATTAAATGGCAAGCGTAAAGCAAGCCATGATTATCTTCAGACGACACCACTTTCTTACAGAAGATTGTACTCATGTCGGATTGTCTCACTTTGCAGATAGACCACCTGTTCGTTATTTAATCTCCTCGGAATCTATCACGTGTGTAGATTTTGATTTTAAAACACAGATGACGTTGGGTCCTTGAGCTCATAAAAAGAAGAATCTTTTTCATCTATTGTGCTGGCTAATTCATATCAAGACGCACAATGTGTTTGGCAAGTCATCACATCACGTGCGTTGGTCATGCATATCTATCCATCCCATTTTTGCAAATGTTTGTGCCCTACTTCAATCCAAATTGCAAGTCGCGAGCACAAGCGTGTCATGAGGATGTAGAGCAATTCTATTATATTTGTAGAAGGAGCAGTGGTTGATGCTTGATTGTTTAGGCATGGTACTAGAACAAGTCCAAAGGAATCTGAATCCGATGTGGCACTGGTTGGAGGCTTTGTCCTTCATCCTATGTATCCTTATCCATGCTCCAAGAAAGTCACATGAAAGAAGTGAGGAGTGTGGTTTAGCAGCCGGATGCTTCGTCACCATCTCATCTCCACCAATTTATAATTTGGATGCAAGTTGCTTCCTCCTGACGCATCCAAGATTTATACTGTATATTTAACACCTCTTGTATTGAATTGGAGATTGGAACGGAACAAAACAACAACAGCTACACATCAGGTCGAAATTTCAGAGCAATTTTTGGTGTATTCACTCGTGCACAACGAGAGGAACTCTTAGtttataaataaataaatataaacaAACAAGTTGGATGTTGTTACGAATAATCTTCCATCAGAAGTTAAAGAAAAGCtggggcggcggctgcagcaGTAAAGAGGATGGAGTAGTCAGTATAGTTGCTTGACTGCTCCAGCTGAGTTGGTCGACTCGAGGCCATGGCCATGtccgcttcctcctcctcccgcgccctcctccgccggatcggcggcgcgctcctccgccgctccttctccgcctccgcggaGGCGGGAGCcgactccgccgccgccgcggggtaCCACGTGGCGGGCGGGCCCAGCTACATGCGCGGCGCCGTCTTCTGGGAGCCCGGGCGCCCACTCACGCTCGAGGAGTTTCAGATGCCGCGGCCCAAGGCTGGCGAGCTCCTCATCAAAACTAAAGGTCCCGCCTTTTTCTTCATCAAGACCAAAGAGTATAATTACATAGCTAAGAGGTCTTTGATCTAAAAACAAAGAGTTTTATTCCATAGCTGTCGCTTTGTTTCAACTTTCAGTCTAGATGGACTCGGTGGGTTCTCTGACTCTAATCCTGAATTAGAATTCCCAAGTGCCAGCTGCTGGTTAGGAATCCATGAATCAGAACTAACTTGAGCCCAAATTCTAATGATAATGTTTGCATAATCAAATGCTAAAGTGGTTGGTTTCATCACACACTCTGTGCAATGATGATTCACTTGAGTGCCTGCATTCTTTCTGTGACAACTATGGGAGT
The Panicum hallii strain FIL2 chromosome 6, PHallii_v3.1, whole genome shotgun sequence genome window above contains:
- the LOC112897394 gene encoding phosphoinositide phosphatase SAC1 isoform X3 → MAAAEADDPSLAATLEKFRLYETRAQRFYVIGSSREKRWFRVLKIDRSEPSELNVSEDPVWYSLQEVKSLLQRIDEGNRSTGGLTFVTKAYGIAGCIKFLESYYLILVTRRRQIGCICGHAIYCIDESQMITIPHSSVQTDVATSKNELRYKKLLASVDLTKDFFYSYTYPIMQSLQQNVTSAGMKEMPYENLFVWNTFLTEPIRSRCRNTLWTVALVHGHFKQVRLSIFGREINVVLISRRSRHFAGTRYLKRGVNDHGKVANDVETEQIVFEEEAGSLKGRMSAVVQMRGSIPLFWSQEASRLSPKPDIFVQRYDPTYEATKLHFDDLAQRYGHPIIILNLIKTVEKRPREMMLRREYFNAVGYLNQNVPEEKKLRFIHWDFHKFAKSKSANVLGVLGKVAGEALDLTGFYYSGKPKVQKKRSTQLSRTSTARDGSLDIRVGSGDLSRLSSNADALSSTGFQDMRNEANKQEPFGDAPCYQTGVLRTNCIDCLDRTNVAQYAYGLAALGRQLHAMGLTHVSKIHPDSSIASALMEMYQSMGDALAHQYGGSAAHNTVFTERQGKWKATTQSREFLKSIKRYYSNAYTDGEKQDAINLFLGYFQPQEGKPALWELDTDYYLHVTTAGDDLMSNSYPSSSAPGNNAFMGSGTALIPGTTLSPVPACKEDYSRMKLTSFDKLMGMTCSSIKNVRLHCDADLKLSGGVGTSGMAPDAAMHI
- the LOC112897394 gene encoding phosphoinositide phosphatase SAC1 isoform X1, translated to MAAAEADDPSLAATLEKFRLYETRAQRFYVIGSSREKRWFRVLKIDRSEPSELNVSEDPVWYSLQEVKSLLQRIDEGNRSTGGLTFVTKAYGIAGCIKFLESYYLILVTRRRQIGCICGHAIYCIDESQMITIPHSSVQTDVATSKNELRYKKLLASVDLTKDFFYSYTYPIMQSLQQNVTSAGMKEMPYENLFVWNTFLTEPIRSRCRNTLWTVALVHGHFKQVRLSIFGREINVVLISRRSRHFAGTRYLKRGVNDHGKVANDVETEQIVFEEEAGSLKGRMSAVVQMRGSIPLFWSQEASRLSPKPDIFVQRYDPTYEATKLHFDDLAQRYGHPIIILNLIKTVEKRPREMMLRREYFNAVGYLNQNVPEEKKLRFIHWDFHKFAKSKSANVLGVLGKVAGEALDLTGFYYSGKPKVQKKRSTQLSRTSTARDGSLDIRVGSGDLSRLSSNADALSSTGFQDMRNEANKQEPFGDAPCYQTGVLRTNCIDCLDRTNVAQYAYGLAALGRQLHAMGLTHVSKIHPDSSIASALMEMYQSMGDALAHQYGGSAAHNTVFTERQGKWKATTQSREFLKSIKRYYSNAYTDGEKQDAINLFLGYFQPQEGKPALWELDTDYYLHVTTAGDDLMSNSYPSSSAPGNNAFMGSGTALIPGTTLSPVPACKEDYSRMKLTSFDKLMGMTCSSIKNVRLHCDADLKLSGGVGTSGMAPDAAEIQLKSPNWLFGQRKHTETIPTARVAPVENANEGNKDEANASLCGELNWLSSSAESCEEDIFRRYLAFTTADVENGWYGGTLIYDQDENSGAYKHYSELCQGAVMDPFENDPEKERHYAEALSVDLDISNDARVEAEMQAALDDYQIIGSDLSIIPSCRALAEDPSHLTRWIIGDEKLRVGTAQ